A single window of Jiangella alkaliphila DNA harbors:
- a CDS encoding AfsR/SARP family transcriptional regulator: MSVAVLRRDVGRASGRLERSLRLLAEFQLVVDGRVVTLPHSVERVLAFLGISRAPISRAQLAGTLWPEVADHRANGDLRSALWRLRRIAGVVDAENHRLTLAADVGVDVAEMADLSSSLLDEPEPGELGRVPELVRASSLLPGWDEEWLVVERERYRMTRLRALERSATELLAAADYTSALIAASAAAESEPFRETAHRLVIQIHLAEGNHAQAVKVFRAYRELVGDELGIEPSPLMCDLVAPLTGMTAIR; this comes from the coding sequence ATGTCCGTGGCGGTGCTTCGGCGCGACGTCGGCAGGGCGAGCGGGCGGCTCGAGCGCAGCCTCCGTCTACTGGCGGAGTTCCAGTTGGTCGTCGATGGGCGAGTGGTGACGCTTCCGCACAGCGTGGAGCGCGTCCTCGCGTTCTTGGGGATCAGCCGCGCGCCGATCAGCAGGGCACAGCTGGCGGGCACGCTCTGGCCGGAGGTCGCCGATCACCGCGCCAACGGCGACCTGCGCTCGGCACTGTGGCGTCTGCGGCGTATCGCCGGGGTGGTGGACGCCGAGAACCATCGGCTCACGCTGGCGGCGGACGTCGGAGTGGACGTCGCGGAGATGGCCGACCTCTCGAGTTCGCTGCTCGACGAGCCGGAACCCGGAGAGCTCGGCCGCGTGCCGGAGCTCGTCCGGGCGTCATCCCTGTTACCGGGCTGGGACGAGGAGTGGCTCGTCGTGGAGCGCGAGCGATACCGGATGACCCGGCTGCGCGCACTCGAGCGGTCCGCGACCGAGCTCCTCGCCGCCGCGGACTACACGAGCGCGCTCATCGCCGCCTCGGCCGCGGCCGAATCCGAGCCGTTCCGTGAGACGGCGCATCGGCTGGTGATCCAGATCCACCTGGCCGAAGGGAACCACGCTCAGGCCGTCAAGGTCTTCCGTGCCTACCGGGAGCTCGTCGGTGACGAGCTCGGCATCGAACCGTCCCCGCTGATGTGCGACCTCGTCGCGCCGCTCACCGGCATGACCGCGATCCGCTGA
- a CDS encoding helix-turn-helix domain-containing protein encodes MTEMLARDVAAVHRALDAGGDEVQVSLSRETAELLARVVDARARGQQVLLTRGHAEVTPSEAAELLGMSRPQVRKLMDQGVLDFRMVGAHHRVRVSSIRAFLDAERPRRWAALGELADLQDELGLTE; translated from the coding sequence ATGACGGAGATGCTCGCTCGTGACGTAGCGGCGGTCCATCGTGCTCTGGATGCCGGCGGTGACGAGGTGCAGGTTTCCCTCTCGCGGGAGACGGCCGAGTTGCTCGCGCGTGTGGTTGATGCGCGTGCCCGCGGCCAGCAGGTTCTCCTCACGCGTGGGCACGCCGAGGTCACCCCGAGCGAGGCCGCTGAGCTGCTGGGGATGTCACGGCCGCAGGTCCGCAAGCTGATGGACCAAGGCGTGCTCGACTTCCGTATGGTCGGCGCCCATCACCGCGTCCGAGTCTCTTCGATCCGGGCGTTCCTTGACGCCGAGCGTCCGCGCCGTTGGGCAGCCTTGGGGGAGCTTGCCGATCTGCAGGACGAGCTGGGCCTCACCGAGTAA
- a CDS encoding D-alanyl-D-alanine carboxypeptidase family protein encodes MELTVEEEAEEFEAYDAFEPSFEADAYDEAESAEDRLLEEAPAGEHPLAAVFTLPRLAFDAMARGGWATAVATAAGAGLRDVNQLTNMVFWFRHPQLIGQKLRPDQRDLAREWLRIRDEVVRPALAGDQRPAPTPSPSPAAPLTPSAGGRTSIPPDGLEWFGPPGQKTPELMAFMRKVYDLHVRRSRGNFVDTLPRSALDDVEDGHKARKDAAAKARELLAAARAKLAAEGRSGEIRIGVLSGYRSADRQFAIWQGQTTKGRGGFPHYYAKTREARRSAKYGGEHSDAAAAYLAQYMGQYVAAPGYSNHQDGLALDLGIGAATGRLGRLSERSWLYKWLKDNAHIYRFKPLASEAWHWTFQPAGGSQQEAVQGSSEAPASSAIPAGRLEVDRLPLLAAHRGQAPDLVLRWNDMPAVPAEIDVAVHLHGYSWAKMTLPQHMEVWSGLDLAAVDGASGTGRTRPTLTVLPRGHFTGVKSGRIYRYTFPALVTEDGLPALVRAALDRFAARVGGTPPKVGRLILTAHSGGGAPLMQILRRHDPHEVHVFDGLYQDASALADWARRHIRADRATVQAGGAPAGAMRVFAGPSTKGYSLRLHGAIAAELRAAPPSVQARYRVELSRLGHWQIARQYGWRMLADPSADVPDSARPAPARGAPAGELELDTTEMPFLPQEAEEFGEDEDWASADEETELETEGAAGFGEPEFEEPRFQGAEGEEPGSGEAWGTGLEELEPTSGEWP; translated from the coding sequence ATGGAGCTGACGGTCGAGGAAGAGGCCGAGGAGTTCGAGGCGTACGACGCCTTCGAGCCCAGTTTCGAAGCCGACGCCTATGACGAGGCCGAGTCGGCCGAGGACCGCCTGCTCGAGGAGGCCCCGGCCGGCGAGCATCCGCTGGCCGCTGTGTTCACGCTGCCACGGCTCGCCTTCGACGCCATGGCCAGGGGCGGGTGGGCGACCGCGGTCGCCACCGCGGCCGGCGCCGGGCTGCGTGACGTCAACCAGCTGACGAACATGGTCTTCTGGTTCCGGCACCCACAGCTGATCGGACAGAAGCTCCGCCCCGACCAGCGCGACCTCGCCCGCGAGTGGCTGCGGATCCGGGACGAGGTCGTCCGGCCCGCCCTCGCGGGTGACCAGCGTCCCGCCCCGACGCCGTCACCGTCGCCAGCAGCACCGCTGACACCGTCGGCCGGAGGGAGGACGTCGATCCCGCCCGACGGGCTGGAGTGGTTCGGCCCGCCCGGCCAGAAGACGCCCGAGCTGATGGCGTTCATGCGCAAGGTCTACGACCTGCACGTGCGGCGGTCACGGGGAAACTTCGTCGACACGCTGCCGAGGTCGGCGCTCGACGATGTCGAGGACGGACACAAGGCGCGCAAGGACGCCGCCGCCAAGGCTCGCGAGCTGCTCGCCGCAGCACGTGCCAAGCTCGCGGCCGAAGGACGCAGCGGCGAGATCCGGATCGGCGTGCTCAGCGGCTACCGGTCCGCCGACCGGCAGTTCGCCATCTGGCAGGGCCAGACGACCAAGGGCAGGGGCGGCTTCCCGCACTACTACGCGAAGACCCGCGAGGCCCGGCGCAGCGCGAAGTACGGCGGCGAGCACAGTGACGCGGCCGCCGCCTACCTGGCGCAGTACATGGGCCAGTATGTAGCCGCGCCCGGGTACAGCAACCACCAGGACGGGCTGGCTCTCGATCTCGGGATCGGCGCGGCGACCGGCCGGCTGGGCCGGCTGTCCGAGCGGTCGTGGCTCTACAAGTGGCTGAAGGACAACGCCCACATCTACCGGTTCAAGCCGCTGGCCAGTGAGGCCTGGCACTGGACGTTCCAGCCCGCGGGCGGCAGCCAGCAGGAGGCCGTGCAGGGGTCGTCGGAGGCGCCTGCGTCGTCCGCCATCCCGGCCGGCCGGCTGGAGGTCGACCGGCTCCCGCTGCTGGCCGCCCATCGCGGCCAGGCGCCGGACCTGGTCCTGCGCTGGAACGACATGCCGGCGGTCCCGGCCGAGATCGACGTCGCCGTACACCTGCACGGCTACTCGTGGGCGAAGATGACCCTTCCCCAGCACATGGAGGTCTGGTCCGGGCTCGACCTCGCCGCCGTCGACGGCGCCAGCGGCACCGGGCGGACGCGGCCGACGCTGACGGTCCTGCCGCGCGGCCACTTCACCGGGGTCAAGTCCGGCCGGATCTACCGGTACACGTTCCCGGCGCTGGTCACCGAGGACGGGCTGCCCGCACTCGTGCGGGCGGCCCTGGACCGGTTCGCCGCCCGGGTGGGCGGCACGCCGCCGAAGGTGGGCCGGCTCATCCTCACCGCCCACTCCGGCGGCGGTGCGCCGCTGATGCAGATCCTCCGGCGGCACGACCCGCACGAGGTCCACGTCTTCGACGGCCTCTACCAGGACGCGAGCGCTCTCGCCGACTGGGCCCGGCGCCACATCAGAGCGGATCGGGCGACAGTCCAGGCTGGCGGCGCGCCGGCGGGTGCGATGCGGGTGTTCGCCGGACCCTCCACGAAGGGCTACAGCCTTCGCCTGCACGGGGCGATCGCGGCCGAGCTCAGGGCCGCACCACCGTCCGTCCAGGCCCGCTACCGCGTCGAACTGAGCCGCCTCGGTCATTGGCAGATCGCGCGCCAGTACGGCTGGCGCATGCTCGCCGACCCGTCCGCCGACGTGCCCGACTCGGCCCGACCGGCGCCCGCCCGCGGCGCGCCGGCCGGCGAGCTCGAGCTGGACACGACGGAGATGCCCTTCCTTCCACAGGAGGCCGAGGAGTTCGGGGAGGACGAGGACTGGGCGTCCGCCGATGAGGAGACGGAGCTCGAGACCGAGGGTGCGGCCGGATTCGGCGAACCCGAGTTCGAGGAGCCGCGGTTCCAGGGCGCGGAAGGCGAGGAGCCCGGGTCCGGCGAGGCCTGGGGCACCGGCCTGGAGGAGCTCGAGCCCACGAGCGGCGAGTGGCCCTAG
- a CDS encoding cupin domain-containing protein, translating to MTHEHAAPSERPELAATLDLAPHPEGGWFRETWRSGVEFEPPGYGSPRPSATAIYYLLVPGERSRWHRVRSAELWLWHSGGPLELRLGGAGPRPAQEVDVVLLGPDVDRGERPQAIVPARTWQTAEPLGAEPVLVTCIVSPGFDYADFEMPQ from the coding sequence ATGACCCACGAACACGCTGCGCCTTCGGAGCGGCCGGAGCTGGCCGCGACCCTCGACCTGGCGCCGCACCCGGAGGGCGGCTGGTTCCGAGAAACCTGGCGTTCCGGCGTCGAGTTCGAGCCGCCCGGCTACGGGTCGCCTCGGCCGTCCGCGACGGCGATCTACTACCTGTTGGTGCCGGGGGAGCGGTCGCGGTGGCACCGGGTTCGCTCTGCCGAGCTGTGGCTGTGGCACTCTGGCGGGCCGCTCGAGCTGCGGTTGGGCGGAGCTGGCCCGCGCCCAGCCCAAGAGGTCGACGTCGTCCTGCTCGGGCCGGATGTGGACCGAGGTGAGCGACCGCAGGCGATCGTTCCTGCTCGCACGTGGCAGACCGCTGAGCCGCTCGGCGCCGAGCCGGTTCTGGTCACCTGCATCGTCTCGCCGGGCTTCGACTACGCCGACTTCGAGATGCCGCAGTAG
- a CDS encoding SigE family RNA polymerase sigma factor, whose amino-acid sequence MLAIDEASYGEFVGGRQRALLRTAFLLTGDWHLAEDLVQETLAKLYVAWRRVLRCENAEAYARKTLLNAYIDSTRRPWRRERSVDVVPEQAGAGDPADGTDPGARGQLLAALAGLPAGRRAVLVLRFWEDQSVEQVADLLGCSTGNVKSQTSRGLQQLRDVLGPQMLATIEEQR is encoded by the coding sequence ATGCTGGCGATCGACGAGGCGTCGTACGGCGAGTTCGTCGGCGGGCGGCAGCGGGCGCTGCTTCGGACCGCATTCCTGCTGACCGGTGACTGGCACCTGGCCGAGGACCTGGTGCAGGAGACGCTGGCCAAGCTGTACGTGGCCTGGCGCCGGGTCCTTCGCTGCGAAAATGCCGAAGCCTACGCACGCAAGACGCTTCTCAACGCCTATATCGACAGCACCCGCCGGCCCTGGCGGCGCGAGCGCTCGGTCGACGTGGTTCCGGAGCAGGCCGGGGCGGGCGATCCCGCCGACGGCACCGATCCGGGCGCCCGCGGTCAGCTGCTGGCTGCCTTGGCCGGTCTGCCGGCCGGAAGGCGGGCGGTGTTGGTGCTGCGGTTCTGGGAGGACCAGTCGGTGGAGCAGGTCGCGGACCTGCTCGGATGCAGCACCGGCAACGTCAAGAGTCAGACGTCGCGCGGCCTGCAACAGCTGCGCGACGTACTGGGTCCACAGATGCTGGCCACCATCGAGGAGCAGCGATGA
- a CDS encoding TrlF family AAA-like ATPase — protein sequence MTRWWKCDLQISTPWSPDFTGEPGWDLETGAGREAAADVYMARAREVGLEVVVLAAHNTADGAELLVRAGAKHDVVVFPGFELTSGPGADGIHVVVFGGPETTEAELTALLTGCCGFDHDNPPFDPTDPTRPMPSPFTLPQILDKLPERYLVVAPHVFGDNGLTNGNTAKGSIRWKAIHHARLGAIDVGDPGTIDNQASWRARFTRRELTDYPCLADLPFVSTSDAYALQDLGGRYTWIRMETPTIEALRQAFLDHSARIACDWDPRFAPADRSPNDVSHAWVQSIHLANLSTANEPLQAALDPHLNVIIGGRGSGKSTLVSGLRLLYGNIESLPPATREDAEQLRDTVFSQAAVTGTHHLAHSGEVQSSTWTMASGSTTIRRDSRQTPTDFRVRVVGQKELFERAASSKDNPFVTSRNLLVLVDDALAGQDIQSGDRAAFDAALDEARTSWVGAARRLYGERAAVSQLAAVEERVSELRRQVDAFDSEASRARRMRNDALLEESRLVTQEHLGLLRGLDAIQTEASSATAPNTLPDTTDRSGGASALLRRLGELREEIAGTLRSALDAARSTVESLYAESPDFAEWRSSVGGAAADAEQLVRELAELGLDPDAYGRIRAQLAVQEATERDLQSRRSALPELEADAGAAWRAVLALVDQRRVDRTALLRQVQARSQTLRFTIRTLADTASWVEQTRVLLNLRSDGFLEDVPALASWIWEDEEHRDHRVDAWRMACISGDFSGLASRAAMRPAWASRLSDVDPLIRTRLAAELPDDEVCMRFLRDDGDADRDEDWQPLTTGSPGQRSAAMLGFVLHYGEEPLVLDQPEDDLDTEWISELIVRQLRRSRWARQLIVVTHNANIPVNADAERVIVLENESGSLKIRSTAMGDAGQVEHCGPIENQLVRTDIQKIMEGGVDAFVRRERRYNNELNSYRIAMERVNPS from the coding sequence ATGACACGATGGTGGAAGTGCGACTTGCAGATCTCCACGCCGTGGTCGCCGGACTTCACCGGCGAGCCGGGGTGGGACCTTGAGACGGGAGCAGGGCGCGAGGCTGCCGCGGATGTGTACATGGCCCGCGCCCGCGAGGTCGGCCTTGAAGTCGTGGTGCTGGCTGCGCACAACACTGCCGACGGTGCAGAGCTGCTCGTTCGGGCCGGCGCAAAGCATGATGTCGTCGTCTTCCCCGGATTTGAACTTACGAGCGGCCCTGGTGCAGACGGCATTCACGTCGTCGTCTTCGGTGGACCCGAGACGACCGAGGCCGAGCTAACTGCGCTCCTCACTGGCTGCTGCGGTTTTGATCACGACAATCCTCCATTCGATCCAACTGACCCAACGCGACCGATGCCATCACCATTTACCTTGCCTCAGATTCTAGACAAGCTGCCTGAGCGTTACCTCGTCGTTGCACCTCACGTCTTCGGAGACAACGGGCTGACGAATGGCAACACCGCCAAGGGATCGATTCGCTGGAAGGCCATCCATCATGCTCGCCTTGGCGCGATCGACGTCGGTGACCCAGGAACCATCGATAATCAAGCCTCCTGGCGAGCACGATTCACACGCCGCGAACTGACCGACTACCCCTGTCTCGCCGACCTTCCTTTCGTGTCGACCAGTGACGCTTACGCGCTGCAGGACCTTGGTGGGCGGTACACCTGGATCCGCATGGAGACACCGACGATCGAGGCGCTGCGTCAGGCGTTTCTCGACCATAGCGCGCGAATAGCTTGCGATTGGGATCCCCGCTTCGCTCCGGCGGATCGATCGCCCAACGATGTCTCTCACGCCTGGGTTCAATCCATTCATCTCGCCAACCTGTCTACCGCGAACGAGCCGCTCCAAGCGGCTCTTGATCCTCATCTCAACGTCATCATCGGAGGAAGAGGTTCGGGCAAGTCGACTCTGGTCTCAGGGTTGCGGCTCCTGTACGGCAACATCGAGTCGCTTCCACCAGCTACTCGGGAGGATGCTGAGCAACTGCGCGACACCGTCTTCTCTCAGGCGGCAGTCACTGGGACGCACCACCTTGCACACAGCGGCGAGGTCCAGAGCAGTACTTGGACGATGGCGTCCGGATCCACGACGATACGACGGGACTCTCGTCAAACCCCGACCGACTTCCGCGTTCGTGTGGTGGGCCAGAAGGAGCTGTTCGAGCGTGCGGCCAGTTCAAAGGACAATCCGTTCGTCACGTCTCGGAACCTGCTCGTGCTCGTCGATGACGCATTGGCAGGCCAAGACATTCAGTCGGGAGATCGGGCTGCTTTCGACGCCGCACTCGACGAGGCCCGGACTTCATGGGTTGGGGCAGCACGACGTCTGTACGGCGAGCGCGCAGCCGTGTCGCAACTGGCTGCCGTTGAGGAGCGGGTTTCGGAGCTGCGTCGGCAAGTCGATGCCTTTGACAGTGAAGCGAGTCGAGCCCGCCGAATGCGAAACGACGCCCTTCTCGAAGAGTCGCGCCTGGTAACCCAGGAGCATCTGGGGCTCCTCCGTGGCCTGGACGCCATCCAGACAGAGGCGTCGAGTGCCACGGCGCCAAATACGCTCCCTGACACCACCGACCGCTCCGGCGGTGCGTCTGCATTGCTCAGACGACTTGGTGAGTTGAGGGAGGAGATCGCTGGCACGCTGCGGTCCGCGCTAGATGCCGCAAGATCGACCGTCGAATCGCTCTATGCCGAGAGTCCTGACTTCGCCGAATGGCGCAGCTCTGTTGGCGGAGCCGCAGCGGACGCAGAACAGCTGGTCCGAGAGTTGGCGGAGCTCGGCCTCGATCCCGACGCATACGGTCGAATTCGGGCCCAACTCGCGGTGCAAGAGGCGACCGAACGTGATCTTCAGTCAAGGCGCTCCGCCTTGCCAGAACTCGAAGCAGATGCAGGCGCGGCCTGGCGAGCAGTCCTTGCGCTTGTCGATCAGCGCCGCGTCGATCGGACGGCTCTACTGCGGCAGGTCCAAGCCAGGAGTCAAACTCTGCGCTTTACCATTCGAACCCTGGCCGATACCGCGTCGTGGGTTGAGCAAACTCGAGTCCTGCTCAACCTTCGATCCGACGGTTTCCTCGAGGACGTGCCAGCCCTCGCGTCGTGGATCTGGGAAGACGAAGAGCATCGCGATCACCGCGTGGATGCGTGGCGGATGGCGTGCATCTCAGGAGACTTCTCGGGCCTCGCCTCAAGAGCAGCAATGCGACCTGCCTGGGCCAGTCGGTTGAGCGACGTCGACCCCTTGATCCGGACACGCTTGGCAGCCGAACTGCCAGATGACGAAGTCTGCATGCGCTTCCTTCGTGACGACGGCGATGCCGACAGAGATGAGGATTGGCAGCCCCTGACGACCGGCTCACCTGGGCAGCGCAGTGCCGCGATGCTGGGCTTCGTCCTCCACTATGGTGAAGAGCCGCTCGTTCTGGACCAGCCTGAGGATGATCTGGACACCGAATGGATCAGCGAGCTCATCGTGCGCCAACTTAGGCGAAGTCGATGGGCGCGACAGCTGATCGTCGTTACCCACAACGCGAACATTCCGGTCAATGCGGACGCCGAACGCGTGATTGTTCTTGAGAACGAGAGTGGTTCCCTCAAGATTCGATCCACAGCGATGGGCGATGCCGGCCAAGTCGAGCACTGCGGCCCCATCGAGAACCAGCTCGTGCGGACGGACATTCAGAAGATCATGGAGGGCGGCGTTGACGCTTTCGTGCGACGTGAGCGGCGGTACAACAATGAGCTCAACTCCTACCGGATCGCGATGGAGCGCGTGAACCCTTCTTGA
- a CDS encoding winged helix DNA-binding domain-containing protein, translating into MTATPAWSDVSARRLERSALAEPSATATPAELVRAVCGAHAQVLSAAELSVGLRATALTRKDVRAALWDERSLVKTHGPRGTVHLLPTADLPLWIGALSTIPQQATPFPEHVRLTDEQTEQVVEAIGTVLADAELTIDELSEAVVEATGTWSGDLVMPAFQVMWPRWRQAVTLASHRGVLCFGPNRGRKVTYTNPHRFLTRFEPVDGPAAQAWLLERYLHAYGPATPQHFAQWLSAPRGWATDLFGALEARGRLDRVDVEGGAPAWVNAGDTVFPEGTPSGVRLLPYFDAYVVAAQPRDRLYQGRAAQRALSPSGQAGNYPVLLVDGAVAGVWHQRRSGARLAVTVEPLVPLDAARRAALDEQVERVATVLEGRPELTIGTVTAGPHA; encoded by the coding sequence ATGACAGCCACCCCCGCATGGAGTGACGTGTCCGCCCGGCGCCTGGAGCGCAGCGCTCTCGCGGAGCCGTCCGCCACCGCGACCCCCGCCGAGCTGGTCCGGGCCGTGTGCGGTGCGCACGCCCAGGTCCTGTCGGCGGCGGAGCTCTCGGTCGGCCTCCGGGCCACGGCCCTGACCCGCAAGGACGTCAGGGCCGCGCTGTGGGACGAGCGCAGCCTGGTCAAGACGCACGGCCCGCGCGGCACGGTCCACCTGCTGCCGACGGCCGACCTGCCGCTGTGGATCGGCGCGCTGTCGACCATCCCGCAGCAGGCCACCCCGTTCCCGGAGCACGTCCGGCTGACCGACGAACAGACGGAACAGGTCGTCGAGGCGATCGGGACGGTGCTGGCCGACGCGGAGCTGACCATCGACGAGCTGAGCGAGGCGGTCGTCGAGGCGACCGGGACGTGGTCCGGCGACCTCGTCATGCCCGCGTTCCAGGTCATGTGGCCGCGCTGGCGGCAGGCGGTGACACTGGCATCGCACCGCGGCGTCCTGTGCTTCGGCCCGAACCGGGGCCGCAAGGTCACCTACACCAACCCGCACCGCTTCCTGACGCGCTTCGAGCCCGTCGACGGACCGGCGGCCCAGGCGTGGCTGCTGGAGCGCTACCTGCACGCCTACGGACCCGCCACCCCGCAGCACTTCGCCCAGTGGCTGAGCGCGCCGCGCGGCTGGGCCACCGACCTGTTCGGCGCGCTCGAGGCTCGTGGCCGCCTCGACCGGGTCGACGTCGAGGGCGGCGCGCCCGCGTGGGTCAACGCCGGCGACACCGTGTTCCCGGAGGGCACGCCGAGCGGCGTGCGGCTGCTGCCGTACTTCGACGCCTACGTCGTGGCCGCCCAGCCGCGGGACCGCCTCTACCAGGGCCGGGCCGCGCAGCGCGCCCTCAGCCCGAGCGGACAGGCGGGCAACTACCCGGTGCTGCTGGTCGACGGCGCGGTCGCCGGCGTCTGGCACCAGCGGCGCTCCGGCGCCAGGCTGGCCGTCACGGTCGAGCCGCTCGTGCCGCTCGACGCGGCCCGGCGCGCCGCCCTGGACGAGCAGGTCGAGCGTGTCGCCACGGTGCTGGAGGGCCGGCCGGAGCTGACCATCGGGACGGTCACGGCAGGCCCGCACGCCTGA